The sequence below is a genomic window from Bradyrhizobium septentrionale.
CTCGCGCTGGCGACATTCGGAAATGTCTGGGGTGTGGTGGGGTGAAGCCGCGCTGAGCGCGGCGTCAGAGAATCTGCAGCCAGACCGTCACGCCGGTCGGCTTGGTGAAGGTGATGAGCTTCTCGATCTGCTGATCGGTCACGCCCATGAGCCGGGTTGCATTGCCGACGAGCTCGACTGAGCCGAAGCCGTAGCCGCCGGTGTATCCGCCGTAGCCGTCAGCGTTCGGGACGCCGGAGTTGGCGCCGCGCAGCACCTTCATGAACAGCTGCCCCGGCAGGTTCATGTTGCCGTAGCCGCCCTGCCCGACGCCGTATCCCATCTGGCCGTAGGCCTGCGCCGAGCTGGAATAGGCGCCGGTGTCGAAGGTGTTCCACGGCTCGAAAATCCACGGCCTGGACCCGGTTAGGATCACGACCGAGTCCGACATGCCCTTGCGCGTGACGCGCTCCGTGAAGATCGTGGCGTCGATCAGCGCGCGGAACACCTCGTCGGACGCTGATCCGCGCGTCAGGTGCCGCTGCAGGAAGTCGTAGCAGAGCACGTCGAGCCAGATGCCGGTCGCCGTCGCGAGCCGCGTCTGCTTCCGCGCATACGTGGTCCAGTCGAAGCACCACGCCGCGAGATCGGAAAGGCCGCCGAGAATGGTGTCGCGCAGCGGTGCGCCCCACTGCCACCACCTGCGCGGCAGCAGCCTCCGGACGCGCCGGAGGATGTCGTCACTGTCACCGGTTGCCATCTTCTGGTCAGCTCACAATCACTTCGTTGGCCTTGATCGTTCCGATCACATAGGTGAGCGTCAGGTCGTCGGTGACGGCAGTCGGCGAGAGCGAGGCGCCGTCGCCGTAGAGACCGTTCAGCAGAACGTCGGCAACCGACGTCACGCCGGGCACCGAGTAGGCCCACGATGCGATGATCGACCACGGCAACGGATTTCCGAGGCCAAGCTGGTTGATGTTGGTGCCGACTACGGCGGCGACCTGGGCGGCAACGGTGTTGTGGTCGAAACCGTCGGCGGTGCCGATCTGCATCGAGACGGTGGCGAGGGTGATCTGCGGGCCGAACACGCCGCACATGATGCCGAGCGGCCGCACCGCCTGCGCCGCCAGCGTCACCGTGGTCAGGAAGGCGTTGGTCGGGTTGCCGCTACCATCGTCGGCGACGACGAAGAAGTACCCGGGGTGGTAGCTGCCATCGAGGTTATAGCCCTCGGTGACTGCGTACTGGACATTGACGCCAGAGCCCTCGATCGAGGCGTTGAGGCCAAAGAGGTCGCCGCGCGCGAGGCCCAAGATGAAGTCCGAGAACCGCTTCTTGAGCTGGCTGTCGAGCTCCTGATCGACGCCGTTGATGAAGTCGGCGACGTTGATCACCGTGTCGATGCCGGTGATCGGCGACGTCATGACGGTGATGCTGCCCGCCTTCACGTTGCCCGACGCCCCCGCCACGACGGCCTGCACCGGCACGATCATGGAGGCGAGATTGGCCGGCAGCGTGTAGCCGTTGAGCACCGGGTCGAAATACGCGAACATCACGTCCGCGGTGACCGTGAACTGCGTCTGCGCGCTGTCGTTGGTCCGTACGGTCGCGCCGACCGGAACAAAGCAGGTCGATGGCGCGGCCGTGAAGCGCGCGAAGGTCACCTGCCCGGACGCCGCCTGCGCCCCGAGGCGCGGCGACGGCACGCCGTTCGAGATGCCCACCGTCGGCATGTAGTCGGCCGTGAAGGTGTCGACGTCGACGTTGCTCGAAGT
It includes:
- a CDS encoding baseplate J/gp47 family protein, encoding MATLPTKSFNQIVTDTVSGIQGRASKLLNFSQGSTFRAVAEGFAGTFLWFQALALEVLKASRLSTSSNVDVDTFTADYMPTVGISNGVPSPRLGAQAASGQVTFARFTAAPSTCFVPVGATVRTNDSAQTQFTVTADVMFAYFDPVLNGYTLPANLASMIVPVQAVVAGASGNVKAGSITVMTSPITGIDTVINVADFINGVDQELDSQLKKRFSDFILGLARGDLFGLNASIEGSGVNVQYAVTEGYNLDGSYHPGYFFVVADDGSGNPTNAFLTTVTLAAQAVRPLGIMCGVFGPQITLATVSMQIGTADGFDHNTVAAQVAAVVGTNINQLGLGNPLPWSIIASWAYSVPGVTSVADVLLNGLYGDGASLSPTAVTDDLTLTYVIGTIKANEVIVS